From a region of the Bradyrhizobium diazoefficiens genome:
- a CDS encoding PaaI family thioesterase, with amino-acid sequence MDRGRALRLYIGSGTGICALAALSADLTAVTKSFDTRFLKHAAVGPITARARVIERTDRDMAVQAALVDDKGVTVAEATARLRVLETK; translated from the coding sequence TTGGACCGAGGCAGAGCCCTGCGACTTTATATAGGCTCCGGCACCGGCATTTGCGCGCTCGCCGCGCTCTCGGCCGACCTCACCGCGGTCACCAAGAGCTTCGATACGCGTTTCCTGAAGCACGCCGCAGTCGGACCAATCACCGCACGCGCGCGGGTCATCGAACGGACGGATCGCGACATGGCGGTGCAAGCCGCGCTCGTCGATGACAAGGGCGTGACGGTTGCCGAGGCCACTGCACGCTTGCGTGTTCTCGAAACGAAATAG
- a CDS encoding DUF3126 family protein, which yields MDVKEVRKLDAYLKRVFGNPKIRVVPRPKKDDSAEVYIGEEFIGVLFVDDEDDDRSFQFQMAILEDDLVDQE from the coding sequence GTGGACGTCAAGGAAGTCAGGAAGCTCGACGCGTATCTGAAGCGCGTATTCGGCAATCCCAAGATCCGCGTCGTGCCGCGGCCGAAGAAGGACGATTCCGCCGAGGTCTATATCGGCGAGGAGTTCATCGGCGTGCTTTTCGTCGACGACGAGGACGACGATCGCTCGTTCCAGTTCCAGATGGCGATCCTCGAGGACGATCTCGTCGACCAGGAGTAG
- the cysE gene encoding serine O-acetyltransferase, with protein MAVHQVNPGGKLASLDPIWDRIRSEAEDIVHREPELATFIYSAVLHHGRLEDSVVHRVVERLDHSALSGDLVRQAYIEALRDDPDLGNAFRADLVAVYDRDPATSRFIDPLLYFKGFHAIQTHRLAHWLYLKGRKDFAYYLQSRASAVFQTDINPAARIGRGIFLDHATGFVCGETAVIEDDVSILHGVTLGGTGKENEDRHPKIRHGVLIGAGAKILGNIEIGHCARIAAGSVVVKPVPHNVTVAGVPAKIVGEAGCAEPSRTMDQMINAMGL; from the coding sequence ATGGCAGTGCATCAGGTCAATCCGGGGGGAAAGCTCGCATCGCTCGATCCGATCTGGGATCGGATCCGGAGTGAAGCGGAGGACATCGTCCATCGCGAGCCCGAGCTTGCGACCTTCATCTATTCGGCGGTGCTGCATCACGGCCGGCTGGAAGATTCGGTGGTTCATCGCGTCGTCGAGCGCCTCGATCACTCCGCGCTGTCGGGCGACCTCGTGCGCCAGGCCTATATTGAGGCGCTGCGCGACGATCCCGATCTCGGCAACGCCTTCCGCGCCGATCTCGTTGCCGTCTATGACCGCGATCCCGCGACCTCGCGCTTCATCGATCCCTTGCTCTACTTCAAGGGCTTTCACGCGATCCAGACCCATCGCCTCGCGCACTGGCTCTATCTGAAGGGCCGCAAGGATTTTGCGTATTATCTCCAGAGCCGCGCCTCCGCGGTGTTCCAGACCGACATCAATCCCGCCGCGCGCATCGGCCGCGGCATCTTCCTCGACCACGCCACCGGCTTCGTCTGCGGCGAGACGGCGGTGATCGAGGACGACGTCTCGATCCTGCACGGCGTCACGCTCGGCGGCACCGGCAAGGAGAACGAGGACCGACATCCGAAGATCCGCCACGGCGTGCTGATCGGCGCCGGCGCGAAGATTCTCGGCAACATCGAGATCGGCCATTGTGCGCGCATCGCCGCCGGCTCGGTCGTGGTCAAGCCGGTCCCGCACAATGTCACGGTCGCGGGCGTGCCTGCCAAGATCGTCGGCGAGGCCGGCTGCGCCGAGCCGTCACGCACCATGGATCAGATGATCAACGCCATGGGGCTTTGA